Genomic segment of Planctomycetota bacterium:
ATGGCCGGATATCCGACCGAGAACCCGCCGAAGAACACGCCGACCAATCCGGCCGCAATCGTGCCATAGAGCAGGAATCCGCCCAGATACCCGCGCGACTGCAAGAGCAGCCAGACCGGTATGACCGATGCAATGAAGCAATACAATAGTAGGACGATATTCCATTCCTTTGCCGTGATGGCGCCAAAGAAGTCCAGCAGGCCCTGGGGCAGTTGCGGCCCGGCCCAGATGACTACTACCACCGCCGGCACGAATATCAATGTAGCCAGCCACAACGGCATCCGGAATTTATACAGGCACAGGCCCATCAGCAGTCCCAGTCCCAGATACATGAATGACGAGCCGGCCACGGCCGGACCGTATGACTCGTTGGCGACCACGGTCTTAAAGGTCTGGGCGGTCATATCGGTAAAAGCGATAATTACATAGACCAGGGTCAGCCAGACAAAGCACAGGAATAGGTAGAAGGCCGGTTTGGAGATATACTGCTTGACAATCTCGCCGATAGACAGCGCCTTATGGCGGACCGAAGCCACCAGCGTGGTGAAATCGTGCACGCCGCCGATAAAGATAGCGCCGATGATAATCCAGACGATGGTGGGCAGCCAGCCGAAATAGATACCGGCGAGAATTGGACCGGCAATCGGCCCGGCCGCGGCAATGGCCGAAAAATGCTGGCCCAGGAGCAGGAACGGCTTGGCCGGTACATAATCCACGCCGTCAGTCATGCATACCGCTGGCGTGGGCGTGTTGTCGTTAAGTTTGACTATCCGGGCGACCAAGCGTCCGTACAGAAAATACCCCAGGGCCAGCAGGACAAAACAGGGCAGGAGGATGAATAGGATATTCATACATAATTAGGGTAGCAAAATAATAAATTAGTGCAAGGAATTATTCGCCACAAAGACACGAAGGCATCCCGCACATAAATTATGTGCGGGATAAACTCCGAATTCTTGGTGTCGGCGCCTGTCCCGCCGTATGGCGGGATGCCTTATGAGCGCCATAAGGGCGCCATGGCGCTTCGGCGCCAGTGGCAGAAGGTACGGAGTTTTCTTGCATTTATTCCGCCTATTATTTATACTCAATCAACATATCAAATTATGGAAATTTTAGGCGATTTTGAACTCTATCGTGACCATGCGGTGGGCAAGGGCGGCGGCGGCGCGGTCTATAAGGGCAAACAAATCTCGCTTAACCGTCCGGTAGCCATCAAGTTCCTTAATAAAGAATACACCGACGACAAGTTCTTTGTCCAGCGTTTCCACCGCGAGGCCGAGTGCCTGTGTAAGTTAACCGACGAGCACATCATCCAGATTTACGGGGCCGGTGAGTATCAGGGCGATTACTACTATGCGATGGAATATGTGCCCGGGTTGCCGCTTTCCAAATTCATCCAGCACCAATACAAATTTTCGCCTGATGATGTGATTTATGTCGGGCTGGCCGTGGCCAAGGCGCTTAAGGCTGCCTGGGATTCCGGCGAGCGGATTATCCACCGAGATATCAAGCCCTCAAATATTATGATGGCTTTTCCCCAGTCGGTCCTGGACTCGGGCCGGCTGGATATGAAAGAAGCGCGCATCAAGGTCATGGATTTCGGCCTGGCCCGGGTGGTTAATACCGTGCCGCAGGATACCGAGTTAACCGTGTCCGGAACCATCGTCGGCACCCCGAAATATTTCTCGCCGGAACAGGCCCTGAGCCAGCCGGTTGATATCCGGACCGATATCTATTCCCTGGGCATTGTC
This window contains:
- a CDS encoding carbon starvation protein A, translated to MNILFILLPCFVLLALGYFLYGRLVARIVKLNDNTPTPAVCMTDGVDYVPAKPFLLLGQHFSAIAAAGPIAGPILAGIYFGWLPTIVWIIIGAIFIGGVHDFTTLVASVRHKALSIGEIVKQYISKPAFYLFLCFVWLTLVYVIIAFTDMTAQTFKTVVANESYGPAVAGSSFMYLGLGLLMGLCLYKFRMPLWLATLIFVPAVVVVIWAGPQLPQGLLDFFGAITAKEWNIVLLLYCFIASVIPVWLLLQSRGYLGGFLLYGTIAAGLVGVFFGGFSVGYPAINLAGLKSLFNDKPMLPLLVITVACGACSGFHAIVGSGTTSKQLCKESDAKLIGYGGMLMEAVVALLALSTIMFLKPGDAALKGDPGQVYASGLAKYAGLLGIDFNLALAFGLLAFSTFIYDTLDVCTRLGRYVFQEIFGWQSRNAQYLATFVTLLVPFVFLMGAKEQAYKIAWPLFGTSNQLLASLTLLGVSVWLWRTGKNAIITIIPMAFMLVMTLWSLVMMMVPGVKNIINGKSLDFQGVIMTMTSIILFILALCVIGVTVNVIARIKSKPIQ
- a CDS encoding serine/threonine protein kinase: MCGINSEFLVSAPVPPYGGMPYERHKGAMALRRQWQKVRSFLAFIPPIIYTQSTYQIMEILGDFELYRDHAVGKGGGGAVYKGKQISLNRPVAIKFLNKEYTDDKFFVQRFHREAECLCKLTDEHIIQIYGAGEYQGDYYYAMEYVPGLPLSKFIQHQYKFSPDDVIYVGLAVAKALKAAWDSGERIIHRDIKPSNIMMAFPQSVLDSGRLDMKEARIKVMDFGLARVVNTVPQDTELTVSGTIVGTPKYFSPEQALSQPVDIRTDIYSLGIVLYEIAAGRHPFTGETFIELINEHLHKIPAAPRAVNSQIPPELEAVIVKCIQKKTEARYHTPTELLDDLEAVKQKRAPVHAKQLVSVSPAPARGVATESRLFRGRGGILRWLVFLMLLAGLGLAVSEFVIPHPEVQAIINPNIEAAQVCQPSRQEILSDDEVEVVNRLSKDINNPFDYGARIVVFIRNRSQEIQKRTLRIELTWQEITYFKERPITLYPNTSGSFTMDFYEPTAGEEYYQYRIILKK